The following are encoded together in the Streptomyces rapamycinicus NRRL 5491 genome:
- a CDS encoding DNA polymerase Y family protein encodes MALPGGGRTVGPERADEVPHVLYVRFHPAPGEDVYQGLLTLLGELTPVVEALPPDAALADVRGALRYFGRDAAGLAEIVRVRALARYGVDCTVGVAANPLLARMAAHEAQEARGAQESGAVRTVPGDPDAVAAFLARKPPIALPGVGPATARALSAYGLDSAARIAAAPLSTLQRILGAATARRVHAWARGIDPAPVTPNAPARAMGAEHRFRRDELDPVRRRRALLTLADGLGVRLRTSGQVAAAISLTVRYADRSTTTRTRTLTEPTAHTPALTAAAYALHDALGLQRARVRSVALRVEGLTDAGVASHQLTFDPADEKSRRLEAAADRARARFGVFAVRPAGFLDVA; translated from the coding sequence ATGGCCCTGCCGGGCGGCGGCCGGACCGTGGGCCCGGAGCGGGCGGACGAGGTGCCGCATGTGCTGTACGTGCGGTTCCACCCCGCGCCCGGGGAGGACGTCTACCAGGGGCTGCTCACCCTGCTCGGCGAGCTGACGCCCGTCGTCGAGGCGCTGCCGCCCGACGCCGCGCTCGCGGATGTGCGGGGCGCGCTGCGGTACTTCGGGCGGGACGCGGCAGGGCTGGCCGAAATCGTACGGGTCCGGGCGCTGGCCCGGTACGGCGTGGACTGCACCGTCGGCGTCGCCGCCAACCCCCTGCTCGCGCGCATGGCCGCCCACGAGGCCCAGGAGGCCCGGGGTGCTCAGGAGTCCGGGGCCGTCCGTACCGTGCCAGGCGATCCGGACGCCGTCGCCGCGTTCCTGGCCCGTAAGCCGCCCATCGCCCTGCCCGGGGTGGGGCCCGCGACCGCGCGCGCCCTGAGCGCGTACGGGCTGGACAGCGCCGCGCGGATCGCCGCCGCGCCGCTGTCCACCCTGCAGCGCATCCTCGGCGCGGCGACCGCGCGCCGCGTCCACGCCTGGGCGCGCGGTATCGACCCGGCGCCGGTCACCCCGAACGCCCCCGCCCGTGCGATGGGCGCCGAACACCGCTTCCGCCGCGACGAGTTGGACCCCGTCCGCCGTCGCCGCGCGCTGCTCACCCTCGCCGACGGGCTCGGCGTCCGGCTGCGGACGAGCGGGCAGGTGGCGGCCGCGATCAGCCTCACCGTCCGCTACGCCGACCGCTCCACGACCACCCGCACCCGCACCCTGACCGAGCCGACCGCCCACACCCCGGCGCTGACCGCCGCCGCGTACGCGCTGCATGACGCGCTCGGGCTGCAGCGGGCCCGGGTGCGGTCCGTGGCGCTGCGCGTCGAGGGGCTGACGGACGCCGGAGTCGCCTCCCATCAGCTGACGTTCGACCCCGCGGACGAGAAGTCACGCCGGCTGGAGGCCGCCGCCGACCGGGCCCGCGCCCGCTTCGGCGTCTTCGCGGTCCGGCCCGCCGGGTTCCTCGACGTCGCCTGA